The genomic region CAGCAAAGTGAATTATGAGTAATGATGGCTAAGGATATTTCTGTTGCAAAGGTGTGTAGGAGTAGTTTGATATAGGGCTGGAATTTCTCTGTTCTACTGATGATCAAATAtggtgtgtgtggtggtgtACCTTTACCTGAGGTGTGTTCctataaatcatagaatcacagaatggtttgggttggaagagacctttaaagatcatttcTTTCCATCCCCCCTGCTAaaggtggggacagggacacctctcactagaccgaattgctcaaagccccatccaacctggtcttaTAAAGAACCAATCATTCTTATGAAAGGCTGAGCACAAAGCTGGCCTCCTTCTCCAGTGATGAACTAGCTGGAACTATAGCCCTGAGCTGCATCTAAGGTAAAAGAGGAATCCACACTCCTCTgcattttttgttgctgttttagGGAAGGAAGAAACCAATATGATAGAGCTTTTGGCATTTCATCTGCAGACCCTTTTGGAGCAATGTACAGGTAATCATTAGTATAtttctagaaatttttttttttttttggtagataAAATTAGTGCTTTCAATTATTACTCAGGATAATTGAATATGAAGGTGTGAGAATCTCACTCATCAGAACCATCATgcaatgttttcctttctcaacACTGTCCCTTCCTAGGACACTGGCATTTTGAATAGAAGTACATAATTTCCTGTTCTGAAAAGGACATCACAGGTTCTGAAAAGGACACCTACATTGCACAGAGGCAATTGTAgctaaatgaagaaaaaaacaaaacaaaaacccaagcaaaaccaaaaaccaactaaagaaacaaaaaaacccaaccaatccaaacaaaaaaaaccgaacaaaaacaaaacccaaaaaaaccaaaaagaaaaaaccaaaaaaaaaccccaaccaaaaccaaccccaccCAAAAAACATAcgaaaatcaaacaaaaaaaccaaaccaaaacaaaacccagaaccaaccaaccaaaaaaaaccaaaacaacaacaagaaacTCTTGAAAGCTTATAATTAGCAGAATAAATATAATTGGACTTCTTTACTAGTCTTTACTAGTTTTAATTCCCTATTTAAATGCACAAATGCATAGCTGTAGCCCTTTAGTTACAGTAAGACTCAAGGTAGATTTATATGCAGAGAATGTATTCTGTGTCAATAGAAATTAGTGTTTAGGCTAAAGTTTATAATAACGGTTATCTGATAGGAATCACCAAagatattttaagttttttccttttctgtgtgttaTGTCTGTTTTCACTATTAGAtcagaagaagaaatgctgaaattcaTGGCTGGTCAAAACTCAGTATGGAGTATATGTGGCAGAGATGTTCtttctgcatttgatctttCTCCTTTCAAGCAGATCTATGACCTAGGAGGTGAGCGTCCACAGGTCTTCTTTAACAAGCCTCTGACCTGTCTTTTATAAACTCTGACAAGAAAATTTACTCTGATTTACTATGGTGGGCAAAGTGATAGAAAGAAGGACATATCTCAGCAATAAAGggagtgatttttattttggggagctagaaaaagaaatgtgagaGTTGTAAGAGCATTAGGAAGTTGATGGCTCTTATCTACAGAGTCTCAGATGTTTGAGTAGTGGCCCATCCCCTCGTGTGTGGGCAGCTTTGgcattttttcttgctttccttgaTACATTATTCTGGTGTCAGACTCCTTCACTCCTCCCCTTCACCTGGTGTAATTATCTGCAGCCAGtgtgccagcactgctgagtgCTTCCAGGATCCATGGGGTGGTTCAGGCTACCTCACAGGCTCCATCACTACTTCCCCAGCTTCTGGTTTGGTGGTTCTGTTCTCATTTCCCACCTTCCAGCATCCACAGCTGAGTCTGGCTGATGGGCTGCAATAAGAGCTCTAAGAGCTGGGGCTGACCCTACACTGACCCTATAGGTCTGGGTGCTGAGGGCCCTGGAgcttcctgcagagcagagtcaGTGGCTTCTCCtgtccctcctcttccctttcatCAACATGTGGGAAGCAAATGTACCTTGCCAGCTTCCACAAAGCTGAATACACCAGTGCCTGCATCACTTCATGGGGCTCCTGATCTGGTTGATTTTGTGTcatctgcctttcttttcctctcccaaaaggaggtggaggagctTTGGCCCGGGAGTGTGTTTCTCTGTATCCGGATTCCAAAGTCACAATTTATGACCTGCCACAAGTTGTGCAAGTGGCCAAAGAACAATTTGTTCCCCCTGAGGAGTGTCGGATTGCTTTCCATGAAGGTATGTGAAGACAGAGGGCTTCTGTTGTCCCATCTGTTGCTCCTGAGCCCTGTGACTCTGCTCAGAGGTACCACACTGGAGGTCTCCAGGTCTCCAGCTGCCCATTACGTGGGAAGAGTGTCCCAGGTTGCATCCTGCTCAGCCTGGGTCTGCAGTTCATTGCTACCACAGGGCTATGTCCTAGGTGTGCATCTGCAGCTGCCTTTGATCAGAGACACGAAGTACTTATTCAGCTACCCAGAGGTTCTTTCCTCTTGACCAGAACTATTTGGTTTCTTTAGAATGAGgatacctaaaaaaaaaaaaaaaaaaaaagccctgaaggTTTGATAAACTGCAATGATGCTGTATTATACGTCTTCCTAacagtttcttttctcctaTGCAGAACTCCTGGCAGATGTATAGGATGCCAGGACTGCTCTGAGCAAGGggttttccttctctggttGCAATTGATGGCCTTTCAAGTTCTAGAGATATTTCAGTCTTTGAAAGTGGGTGAGCTTGCCCATATTCCTCTTGCTCAGTCCATAGATCTTCCTTGCATGGTCATTGTAccatttatgatgaaaatgAGTGTAGGAAGATCTAGTTTCTAATGTTTACAGTTGTCTTGGAATGACCTAGTATTGTTTGAAAttcagagagaggaaagaaaccTTGAGGAAGGGAGTATATAaaaacaaagatgatgaagCACAGGAAATGTGACAAATGCCAGTAGCacaaaaaatgggaaaggaaatggCAAAGTAaggtgcagagagaaaaatctgaatGCTGAGCTGGTGAAAAGGCATGATGATGAAGCTAGTGCTGGGAGGTGAGAAATGTCTACTTTTTCCTTATGGATTCATTGTGTAGCTTTGTGGTTACTGAAggtcttttaaaatttgcttaGATAAAGGAAAATTCTTTTGACAGAGACTGTCTCCTCTTCTTAATGCTTTATGAATCTGTATTCCTGTTATTGGAGAAAACTTGGTTCAAATGCTTGCTTTCTGGTGTATCGAAATCTGTTTCTGATAAGCTTTTacttttaaacatttcagacttttttgagactgaaaaagaaaaaaaaaccctatataGTACCACAGAGGAGTTTCACCTGGCAACTGTGTTGCTGTATGATGTAGGTTATGGACATGGCAAGTCCAGAGTCTTTAGAACTGGacagaactgaaaatacttGCTTAACTCGTCCCTCTGTGTTTTATAGGCTTTATGTAATACATAAAATCTTCCTTTACAGGTGACTTCTTTAATGATTTGATTCCAGAGGCTGAACTGTATATTTTATCCAAGATACTGCATGACTGGGATGATGACAAATGCAAGCAACTGCTGACAAAAGTCTACAAGGCTTGCAAACCTGGTAGGTGTGAGCTCTTGTAAAGCAGAGATTCTTGTCTTATCAGTAATGTGGAGCACATCAGTCTCAATGCTCAATTTGGGTCACAGTTTCAGCACAGAGGTTTCTTGCCTCAGTCCTTTGCTTTCCTAAGCCAGCCATGTGCAGCCGAGTCACATAGTGCTTGGTCtaaattcttattttccagCTTTCAGTTTTAGTCTCTACAGGGATTCCTCTTTGTATAACGATTGGGGAATTGGCATATGTTTTAGATAGACAGGTGTATCTGTCATATTAAAAATTCCATTAAGCATCACATGGAACCCTTAGAGCTTTGAAAACACTGCCCCAAAACCTGTAAGATTTCAGctgagagaaactgaaaatttcCATCCCAGCCATAGCATCCCATTCAGTCCTGGTATGTCAGTAATTCTGTATCCAGGCAGATGCACACTCCAGTGCTTTTGCTCTTCCATTGTTTTCTGTGATGCTGAAATATGATTTAACATAGAGGCTGCTTCTTCCTGAAATTGAAATTTAGGATCTAATAACTCAGCTAAAAAGTATCTTGTCTTCTCAGAGCTCAGCAGCAtgtgctttatttctctttattcaaCCAGGTGGTGGAGTGCTGCTGGTTGAGTCACTTCTGAATGAAGATAGAAGTGGGCCTTTAGAAACCCAACTCTATTCCATGAATATGTTGGtgcagacagaaggaaaagagcGAACAGCAGCAGAGTACAGCAAGCTCCTTGAGGCAGCTGGCTTTGGAGGGGTTCAAGTCAAGAGGACTGGAAAACTGTATGATGCTGTTTTAGGCAGGAAATAATAGTACCTCTTATGTACTGAACAACACAGAATAAGTGGAGAAATGTGGCATTCTCTTCTTAAAGGAGAATCACCAGCTTAGCTTTTAGTTAAGGTAATCAACTTATTGTAAGCTGATACAGTGTCAGGAGAATCACTAATGGTAGTTCTTGAGTGTGCAGGAATTGTGAGTCTTGAAGCCTGATTAGGGCTTGCCTCTGGAtctgggagagaaagaaatcaacGCCTTTCCACAAGAAATAACCCACAGTAGAAACATGCAGCATGTccactttggatttttttcattctttcaatTTTAACACTGTATCTggcaaaagcaaagctgagttTATACTTTAATTCCTGCAAAATAAAAGTTGTCCCTGTACTGAGTTCTGTTGCCTGAATTTTTATTCCTGGGGAATCGATGTAGTGTAAACAGAACAAATTATGTCTTCCTGTTGTTAGACTTTTCAGAGTCCCAGGAGAAATCCTGTCTGAGCCTTGGGGTTTTGGCATGAAAAATTCTATATTACTATTTATTTCCTCTAGCTTTTTATTTaggttaagaaaaaatattttgtagctTGATGACTGGCAGAAATCCAGAGATGCTCTTTACAGAGCAGGCCTGAGATGGCAGCTGAGAGGGAGAAAGACAAAGCCACATAATTTACTTACACACTAGGCAAGTTCTAATTACATGCCTCCTGCTATTTCTTTAAATCATCTGGTCAACCTAGTTCTTGGAAGCAGAATTACAGGTTGCTGGAGTGAGAAGCGTTTGGAGAAGGCACCAGAAAGCTGCTCTTTGCAGTTGTGGCTTGAACACTAACTGCATTTGCACATTAAGCTGGATACTAGACAAGCCTGAGATACTTTCCTCAGGAGTCATCTACAGGAGCCTCTCTCTCCTATGACTGTAAGAGGAGCATGAGGAGACAATGACCTAAATAGGGAAAAGTCAGCCTTTTGTCatgttttttcaagttttgCCATGAAAATCAGATCACAAGGCTGTAATGGCCTTTCTCATCCTTCAAAGGAACAGGGTACAATTCCTAAGCCACTGTGCAGGTAGTAGGTCTGTGCTCGAGCAGGATCTCACCCTGTAGACAGTGGCAGAATATTGTAGGACTTGGGGCAGGGGTTTTGGGGAGTTCCCTTGTGTCCTGCAGTCACTGCACAGTGTTCCCTACCGGTGAGTTATGTGGCATGAAGGCAACAATGTTCTTACAAGAAAAAGGACGTTCTCAAGAGGAGTCTAGATGCACTGTTAGGTAAAGGCAAGGCCACATGGGGGGTATAATCACTGGCAGTGagtgggagctgcctgcagacTCCTCTTTCAGAGGGAGCAGGTGGCTCTCATCCAGCAGCTGAGGGATATGAGTGGCACCGTGTGGCACTAAAGGGCACCCTGGGTCCATCTTCCTTCATGGGAATCAATACCTCCCAAGCCTTTCATGGGCTCCACTTCAGGATCAATGCCTTCTGCCCCTTGATCTGCATACATCTTACCATTCACAGAGATGTTATAGGTTGCAGGTCCCATTCACAGCTTCTCAGGCCCCAGGTGCAAGGCCCAGCAGAGCAGATATGGCCTGTCAAAGACCACTGATTCCTTGAGTACAGTGTCTTCTGTAAGACTGCCAGTAGAGtggtagaatcatagaatgactggaaaggaccttaaagatcattaagatccaaccctcctgcatgggcagggatgccttccaccagctcaggttgcaCAAGGCCTGGCaataaacacttccagggatggggcatcaacaactGCCCTAGGCAACCTATGCCAGTATCTTACtgccctcatggtgaagaattttttcctagtatctaacctaaatctaccctcttcccatttaaaaccattaccccttttcctgtcactaacctctctggtgaaaattccctccccagctttccaggCACTGTAAGGCCACAATAAGGCATCCCTGGAGCCTTCCCTTCACCTGGcttgaacagccccagctctcccagtctGTCTTCATAATAAAGGTGCCCAAGCCCTTTGATCACCTTTgtgtcccttctctggacacactccagcagtTCTATATCTTTCCTGTTCTGGGAGTTCCAaagctggacacagtattccaggtgcagcctcacaagagcagagtagaggggcagaatcaccaCCCTCTCCCTGGTGGCCATAcatcttttgatgcagcccaggatgtggcTGGCCTTCTGGGATGTTGTCACgatttaacactggcccggcaattaaaccaaatgacagatgctctctattaatcccgCTCCCTGATatagaaaggagagagaatacgggagagagacttatgggttggaaactaaactacacagctttaatgaaacagtaatgataaataggaaaaattactaaatatatacaaatatacaggaaaattaataccaccttcctccccctcccctccaataactctcacgtcaccaccgaggctgcagggcagccctgggaaagtccaggctggaatcctggagtcagcagcagtcaggagctggaggcaggaacacacagattcaggctggcacggatcaggagcacaggctgATGAATGGttggaatcctcccaggatgctgaagcaaacagggacaggtgaagaaggggaagcaggaaggggtttgacccttgtgatccctcaaatttatactgagtatgacgtgtatgggatggaatattctgTTGGGTCAATTTTGGCAtttatcttgtccgttcctccctggaggagggctgcaggtgggacctttttactATTTCTCTCCTTCCTGAGGGCAAAATGtccctcagagctgagcagtgtccttggctctgcacagcagtctctggctgtaactataaacatcgagtgttatcagtcccaaaagcagacactgactgagaaacttgctgttaatttcagcaagtgcagctacttacaagagacttagctgaaagcagaagtacaagacagaaaatacaataCAGGGccacctttatcctggcccaaaccaggacagatgtGAGAGCACACTGGCAGTTCATGTTTTGCCTCTCATCCACTACCCCACCCTCCTACTGTCcctttcctcagggctgctctctatcCATTCTCCCCCAGCCTCTATTTGTGCCTGGGCTTGtgctgacccaggtgcaggactttgcacaTGGCCACGTGTGCTTCTGGACAAAGTGAGCGTGTTTCTGAAGAACTGAATGTCCTCACACCTTGCAGCCTCTGAAAGGGTGCAGTATCTGTGTCTAGGCTTGCCAAGGCCAATTTGGTCGCAACAGGATGAAATAACTTTCTTAAAATAGGAAACACGTCTGTGTGTTACGTATTAGTGGAATCAGACTGTCAAGAACTGACTAAAAGCAAGTAAGactcagtatttattttgaaCATCTCGTGGAGTTTTGTGACTGACTTAAAGTTCATGTTGTTAGAAAGGTGTATACTTAGTTTGTATCCTGTGCTGTATCTTGTAGCTGTAAAATAGGTAATGCTTTTTGAAATGGACTACAGCCTTCAATCAATAAACCTTTGGTATGACAAATGAAGCAGAGCCAGTAGGAAATGTTGCTGATTTCTTGTTTCAGCATTTATAGTATAAAAGCAAGACTGCAGTTCCAGGCTGTGATAAGAATGTCAACGATGCTAAAGATATGAATGCCCATGATGCCAAAGTGCATCAAAACTATTAATCACCTTAATGCTTATGGAAAACGTTTTACAAAAGATCTCATATGGAAACACTGGAATCGTGGtaggatttaatttttagttGGAGGCTAGATAATCTAACATTACTatacaaacatttatttcaagGTTTTCATTGTCAGAAGTTATATTGACCAGGCTTGGACACCAAAGGAGGTTAAAATGACAATAAAATGTTAACATTTATATGTGTAGGAGTAAATATTAAGGCTCcattgttagaagcttctgaagGCAGGGTTTGTCTAATTGGCAAGAATGAGTATTTTGTGGGGAAGGAGGGTGCAAATAAGAGGGATCCAGGCTCTTTCCAGCGATGCCTAGTagcaggaccagaggcaatggggacaatctgaaacacaggaggttccctcTGAACACCAGGAatcatttttttacagtgagggtgacagagcactggcagaggttgcccagggaggtggtagagtctTCCATCTTGTGGATATACAAAGCCTGTCCAGATATAGTCCTGGGCAACCAATTCTAAGTGGCTCTGCTCAAGCAGAGAgactggactagatgacctccagaggacCCTTCCATCTTCACCATCTTCCATTCACCTTTAACTAATAATTTTCATACAATGTCTTGAATGGTGGTAGGAAGAATCAATTTTCAACTGTCCATTGCTGTTGGGCAAACCAACCTGGAAGGAGACCAAGATGATTCCTAGAGGAAGATATCTAAAACTGTGGACTGAAGATAGATGGAAAGAGAGCTCAGGCTGAAGTACGGGTTACTTGTCCTGGCCCAGTCCCATCACACTGGAGCAGATGGCTAAAGGAGGCTGTGGAAGGATTGTCTGTCCCTCTTTCCTCCATGAAAGCTGTGTTCAGCTACAAGTGTGTGAAGCATCCCAGTATATGTGACAATACATGTAACCAGTGTGGCCTGTGCATGAAGCAGGTGGCAAAACACAGTCCACAGGTGGTGGCCAACAGCAGCCCCCACAGATGAGTTCCATAGCTACTAAGATACCTGCAATAATGGCTGCAGTTATGGAGTGGGTTATACTCAGATTATGCAAGCTCATGGGCTCATCAAGATCCCAACCAAATGGGAAGGGTACCTGAGAGAAGAGTAgcaatgcattaaaaaattattgtacCTACATTGCTTGTAGGGTTCAGCCATTGGCAGAGGACCAACATGAGTTTTGAATTGTGAGCTGTCTAAAATATACTGCCACTCACTGATCAAGTGGCCCCACTGAGGGCTCTCCTGGGATGACTTCTATAGAGAGTGCCAAGCAACTGGAATACAGTCAGGCTTCATAATCATTTTACAGTCCAAGGCAGGAGAGCAGGCATGTACAAGCTGGCATGGAGAGCAGGCCAAGTAATCTTGTCCTGGAAAGCCTCCATTTGGGTTACTCATGCATAGAACAGgacctttagaaaaaaaaatgcagaagctaAATGGCATAATTTTGTTTTAGCACCAATGCCTGGTGATACCCAGCTACCTCCAAAAGCTTTCTTTATCTAAGGTAGCCATTTGCAGCTCAAGAGGTTCTATTGAAAGACTGACAAGACAGAGGATCAAGTGGTTTTGTTACAGTGGAATTATAAATACaccagttggttttttttaagtgattcCCAATCTTTTTATTGGTGAGAATATCCTGAATTGTTTTGCATTAATGATTTGTGTGCTAAATTGATTGTAAAAATGAGCAAACAGGTAATAAAAAAACATGCCACGACTCTACTGGAATGTCAGATGACCAACAGGCTGGTCAATCTTTACTCTGgatactgtaaaataaaaattttggaaCTACTTTGATGTTGCCTATCTAAGCTTCCTGAAAATGCAGTCCTTACAGGTAACCATTCCTTGggtatattttctttattttctgtattacagGGAGGAAAACAATTCTAATGTGAAGCACATGATGTTCACAACCATTTAATAGAATTGGTGCAGTTCAGGGAATAAATGGTCAATTACAATTTTATTTAGAAGTCTAATGCTGTGTGGAGAAACCCAGATATGCAAAAACACCATGAAGGGTTGGAAGATCTTCCacttttaacagaaagaaagggagagacaGTGGCCTGAGTTCATGGAAATTTAGGGATAGTGAGGAGTATAATGAATACCATAGATCTACACCCTGTCTGGAGTAAATTCTCACTGATGATCAATGATATGGTCAAAGCTTGCATACAGAAATATGAAGCGATACAAGTTTTAGTATGGATGGAGGTGAATTATTGCTGCTTGCCAAAGACTGTCTTGAATGTCAAACATTTGCACAAACAGAGGAAGATACTGTCTGTAATATTACTTCTGTTGCTTAGTATGCAAATAGACAGACTTTATCAtttccaaagagaaaatgtaaatCAATTAAGTATAGAAATGTTCTCTGTGATAACCTGTACATTGGAAGATTTCATACCAGTAACCATAGATTTACAATGTAAATGGGTAGACTATACCATTTACAGTGTTCTGTGGTGACTCctttaaattaacatttataAAATAACGGTCCTGAGAAAGGTAGGACATATTAACTGGTGGAAACCAGAGATTCCTCAACTGTGGACACATAATAAACAAAACACTGTGTGAGTGTGTCACCTGTAAGCAGAAACCAGTTTGACAGAGGGTTTCGATTGTTGTTATTGAGCCAAATggttattttcagaaatatgtgATCATTGTGTTTTTGTTCTAGAAAAATGTCTATAGCTATCCATGGCTTAAAATAATACCTCTGATTCAAAAAGTATCTTTTAATTGAGGAAAAAAGATATATCTTGTTACCGTATCTTGTGATGTCTTAATGACAAGGTTATGTGAATTTGAAAACCACTCTTCACCAGAAATGATTGCGTGTTCTGCATACCCAACCTGTACATTTTGCTCCTCTCAGGTAGCCCAGCATTTGAAAAGCTGGAGTCACAATTGTTCTGACCTGCCCTGGCATGGCAGACCCAGGCCTACAGGCCagagacagggaaagaaatccTTGAAGGTGCAGGAAATCCTGAAGTGAAAGTAATTCTTCCAGAAGTATTAAGCTTGTCCTGTGAGTCCAAATTCATACCAGGTAAGatagaaaacagtttttctccTGAGATAGCAGTGCCAGCCACTCACACCTGAGGTCTGTGGATGTCTTCTATCTGCTTACCATTGCAGTAAAGCAAATTTCATGATGTGCAAGTCATAATGCTTTAATTAATCAGTACTGGTAGAAAGTGATTACCAAAACTTTTATTCTGCATCTGTCCATCCATCTGCTAATGGACCATTTTGTTTGGAATGAAAGCTATTCAACAACTGTATAACAGAGGTGAAGGCTTGAGTAATTTTGCAAATGAAACACTAGTTATTAGGCATCACATCCTGAGTGCTGCTGAATCCATTGTGTCTTTaatcacagaacagaaaatacattCGACCTGGTACTCCTTCACATACCTTATCATCTCTATACATCTCCTGCTGCCTCACAATGAATTTGTAGATTAGCTCAACCAAATGCTTTGCCATAGATGTAGATTAAAACTTTTGTGGTACTAAGGCTGCCTGGTaggaattgtatttttttcattaactaaGATAGACATATGCACTGTGGCTGCTGCAAAGTGAGCATTACTTTCCCTGGATGGAATGCTCAGGAGTGCTGCTCTTGAAAGTAGGCCACTTGTAGGACAGCATGAAGGGATAATGGTGTGGTAACACAGTTACCCTTGCCACCAATCTCCACCTGACAGTCAGGTGCCTAAGCAAGGATTTTTCACCCTCAGATCAGATCTTCTCTGCAACTCTGTGGATGACATGTAAAAGCTAGTGGCCCAaggtgtagagagaaccacaggtcctcaggtgtcgccaataatgaactgggagcttaggcccaggtgtgcccaataattagggcctgccccagccggaaatgggcggggctgaagggcaaaataaaaggcatgctcccagaagcagagacagtctagagatgaagatgcctcaGGAGAGGAACGGCAAGAACCGAGTCCCCAAGAGAAAGGCTTGCCGCAACACCAAGGAATTGCCTGCTGAAAGAAAGTGTTGTGCATTGTTTTTTACCTTAACTGGTAAAAGACAGAGATTTAATGAAAagttttaaagatttcttttctcATAGAACTGTCTTTGGAATGTACCTGAGGAACTCAAAAATCTGTACTGTGACCAATGGGCATGTTCTTGAGTTATGCAAATGAACTCTGCAGAATCAGGCTCAGTGTCTGTGCAGATTTGGAAACTGTGGAAACTGTGATTATGCATTTTTCCTTGAGGTGGGGATAGCAGCAGAAGATATCCATTACTGCTCTTGAAACCTGGTGTCCaagcttttccttcagaaaaaaaccccaaacaactgtGTCTTCTTAAATGCAAGCTGCATAGATCCAGTTTGTGTTGTCCATGATGAGGAGCTCTATATGTTTCTTCTGTATGCACAGGCAAAAGAGGAGATCCTGTGCTGATCGAAAATTCCAGTCTGATGGAATAGAGCTGTTTGTAAACAAGCCACAAGAAAGAATCTTGGTTTATGGACTCCTGTTGTATCACATCAAGTTCTTGATGCTGTTCTCTGctgatttctgttttgcttGTTACAAGCTTTCAAGTGCTTCTAAAGTACCAGTGTGTTCATCAACCACTGAACTGGCAGTACGTGCTTTAGTCCACACTAGTTCTTTAGCCTTGAACTTGATGGAAGATCCAAAGGAACATCTAAACCCAGtagaaaaacccacagaatcCAAAGAACTTTGCTGACATGTTTGTCACCAGTGTGTTTCTCAGAAGCAGTAAGATTAAGTGGATCAGCTGGTGTGCTTTGTGCCTGGAGGAAAGAAGCTTATTTCAACAAAGAGTAGCAGAGAATCTGTGCGTCAgtccagaaagaaaatgggttCCACAGAAGACCTTGAGTATCCCCAAGTCATTTTGCAATACAGCAGTGGATTTTTAGTCTCAAAGGTAAGAAACAGAACTCACTCTTGGATATATGTCTAGGACTAAAATGCTTAAGGGCCCTGCTTAATGACTCCAAGAGGAAAACAGTTCATAGTGAAGCATCCTGTTATTACACTGACTCTGAACTTCAAAGAGGCAGGATAGAagtctaaaaggaaaaaaaaaaggaaaaaggcagacCTAGTCCTCAGGATAGACTCAGCATTTATTGAGGCCTCTCTGACCTTTAGGGCCTTGGAAAAGCAGACCATGTCTCTGCCTGAGATTTTAAAAACCCAGGGGCTTATAGCTGAGAGTTTGCTGTCTGATTGCCTCAAATGTGGGAGGGGTGGGATTTGGTGTGGGATGTTTTCCcac from Heliangelus exortis chromosome 1, bHelExo1.hap1, whole genome shotgun sequence harbors:
- the ASMT gene encoding acetylserotonin O-methyltransferase — protein: MGSTEDLEYPQVILQYSSGFLVSKVMFTACELGVFDLLLESGKPLSSDAIAARLGTSTTGMERLLDACVGLKLLEVELTREGALYRNTEISNIYLTKSSPKSQYHIMMYYSNTVYLCWHYLADAVREGRNQYDRAFGISSADPFGAMYRSEEEMLKFMAGQNSVWSICGRDVLSAFDLSPFKQIYDLGGGGGALARECVSLYPDSKVTIYDLPQVVQVAKEQFVPPEECRIAFHEGDFFNDLIPEAELYILSKILHDWDDDKCKQLLTKVYKACKPGGGVLLVESLLNEDRSGPLETQLYSMNMLVQTEGKERTAAEYSKLLEAAGFGGVQVKRTGKLYDAVLGRK